The genomic DNA CATGGAGATCATGGAAGGTTCGCGGGCTGTGGCAGAAGCGGTCAAAGCCTGCAGACCAAATGTCATAGCAGCCTATCCAATCACACCCCAAACGCACATAGTCGAAGAGATAGCACGGATGGTGGCAGACGGGGAACTCGCTAGTGAGTATGTCAGGGTTGATTCGGAGCATTCCGCAATGTCGGTTTGTGTCGGAGCTAGCGCAACAGGCGCAAGGACGTACACTGCCACTACGTCCCAGGGAATGGCTCTGATGCATGAGGTGTTATTTAACGCAGCCGGGCTGAGACTGCCGATAGTAATGACTGCTGTGAATAGGTCTTTGTCTGCACCGATCAACATCTGGAACGATCAGCAAGACACGGTCTCCGAACGGGACAGCGGATGGATCCAACTTTATGCAGAGGATACCCAAGAAGCAAGCGATATGATCATACAAGCGTACAAGATCGCTGAAGACCGTGACATTCTCCTGCCGGTAATGGTAGGGATGGATGGCTTCATTCTGACTCATGTGCATGAACCTGTTGAGCTATGTCCTCAAGAAAAAGTTGACGATTTCCTGCCTTCGTATGATCCTGCTCATTATCTAACACCAAAGAATCCCCTATCATTTGGTACAATAGTGTATCCGAGCACGTACACGGAATTTCGCTACATGATCCATGAAGCCATGAAGAGGGCTGAGAGAAAGATCATAGAGGTAGCAAGCGATTTTCGGGATAAATTCGGGCGCCACTATGGGGGGTTGATCGATACCTATGAGGCAGAGGATGCAGAGGTGCTCATAATGGCAATGGGCTCCGTCATAGGAACTGC from Methanocellales archaeon includes the following:
- the porA gene encoding pyruvate synthase subunit PorA — translated: MEIMEGSRAVAEAVKACRPNVIAAYPITPQTHIVEEIARMVADGELASEYVRVDSEHSAMSVCVGASATGARTYTATTSQGMALMHEVLFNAAGLRLPIVMTAVNRSLSAPINIWNDQQDTVSERDSGWIQLYAEDTQEASDMIIQAYKIAEDRDILLPVMVGMDGFILTHVHEPVELCPQEKVDDFLPSYDPAHYLTPKNPLSFGTIVYPSTYTEFRYMIHEAMKRAERKIIEVASDFRDKFGRHYGGLIDTYEAEDAEVLIMAMGSVIGTAKDAIDELRADGKKVGLVKVRCYRPFPAEAIAEAVKNAKAIAVLDKNISLGHEGALYTDVKSALYKEKGPLALGFVLGLGGRDISKNTIRSIVEKAQKAIKSGRVEEDSEFVDLGVP